One part of the Nostoc sp. PCC 7120 = FACHB-418 genome encodes these proteins:
- the recA gene encoding recombinase RecA, which produces MAINTDTSGKQKALTMVLNQIERSFGKGAIMRLGDATRMRVETISTGALTLDLALGGGLPKGRVIEIYGPESSGKTTVALHAIAEVQKEGGIAAFVDAEHALDPTYASALGVDIQNLLVSQPDTGESALEIVDQLVRSAAVDIVVIDSVAALVPRAEIEGDMGDAHVGLQARLMSQALRKITGNIGKSGCTVIFINQLRQKIGVTYGSPETTTGGNALKFYASVRLDIRRIQTLKKGTDEFGNRVKVKVAKNKVAPPFRIAEFDIIFGKGVSTLGCLVDLAEETGILIRKGAWYSYNGDNISQGRDNAIKYLEEKPEFSEQIKQQVREKLDKGAVVSANSVAKNNEDDEDEDVEEEE; this is translated from the coding sequence ATGGCTATCAATACCGATACTTCTGGCAAGCAAAAAGCGCTGACAATGGTACTCAACCAGATTGAGCGCAGCTTCGGTAAAGGAGCAATCATGCGCCTGGGCGATGCTACCCGGATGCGGGTAGAAACAATCTCTACTGGCGCGCTCACCTTGGATTTAGCATTGGGAGGCGGTTTACCCAAGGGGCGGGTGATTGAGATTTATGGCCCGGAAAGTTCCGGTAAAACAACAGTAGCACTCCACGCGATCGCAGAAGTGCAAAAAGAAGGTGGAATAGCTGCCTTCGTCGATGCTGAACACGCCCTTGACCCCACCTACGCCTCAGCTTTAGGTGTAGATATTCAAAACTTGCTGGTTTCCCAACCAGACACAGGTGAATCCGCATTGGAAATTGTTGATCAACTTGTACGCTCCGCCGCCGTTGATATTGTAGTTATTGACTCTGTAGCAGCTTTGGTTCCCCGTGCAGAAATCGAAGGCGATATGGGTGATGCCCACGTCGGTTTACAAGCGAGATTAATGAGCCAAGCTCTACGTAAAATTACTGGCAATATTGGTAAATCTGGTTGTACAGTAATTTTCATTAACCAGTTGCGGCAAAAAATTGGTGTTACCTACGGTAGCCCGGAAACGACAACTGGCGGTAACGCATTAAAGTTCTATGCTTCAGTACGCTTAGATATTCGTCGGATTCAAACCTTGAAAAAAGGTACTGATGAATTTGGTAACCGAGTTAAAGTCAAAGTTGCGAAAAATAAAGTTGCACCGCCTTTTAGAATCGCAGAGTTTGACATTATTTTTGGTAAAGGTGTTTCGACTCTAGGTTGTTTAGTAGATTTAGCGGAAGAAACTGGTATTCTCATCCGTAAAGGAGCTTGGTACAGTTACAACGGTGATAATATTTCTCAAGGTCGAGATAACGCTATCAAATACCTGGAAGAAAAACCAGAATTTAGTGAACAAATCAAACAACAGGTGCGTGAAAAATTAGATAAGGGAGCTGTTGTTTCTGCAAACTCGGTAGCTAAAAACAACGAAGACGATGAAGATGAAGATGTAGAAGAGGAAGAATAA
- a CDS encoding S66 peptidase family protein, producing MNIKRRQFLKTCGLATVATQIPILTAQGEQWSSLHSRSVSKTDATRSSLLRRSKSDVQLSPSSTIKPPRLQVGDTVGLIAPAGTFEPRYIEVVQQHLTNLGLKAKVGRHILDRYGYLAGKDADRAQDVNDMFADDSVQAILAMRGGWGCNRILPLLNYPLIRSHAKILMGYSDITSLLLAINARSRIFTFHGPVATSTWTPFMLEYLKRILFNAEAVTLQNTDSPEGKVQTITPGKTQGQLVGGNLSVLSAMVGSPYLPSWQNRILFLEDINEDVYRVDRMLTQLKNAGILYRISGFIFGQCTDCNQTNEKSQTLIEVLQDHITPLKIPAWYGAMIGHIQDKFILPIGANVEIDADAGTIKLLEAAVN from the coding sequence ATGAATATCAAGCGTCGGCAATTTCTGAAAACTTGCGGATTAGCTACTGTAGCTACTCAGATTCCTATACTGACTGCTCAAGGTGAGCAATGGTCTTCTTTACATTCGCGGAGCGTATCGAAGACAGACGCTACGCGTAGCTCGCTTCTCCGGAGGAGTAAGAGCGACGTTCAGTTATCGCCAAGTAGCACTATCAAGCCACCACGTTTACAAGTAGGCGATACGGTGGGGTTAATTGCGCCGGCTGGTACTTTTGAACCTCGATATATAGAAGTAGTCCAGCAACATCTGACTAATTTGGGATTAAAAGCTAAGGTAGGAAGACATATTTTAGACCGTTATGGTTATTTAGCAGGCAAAGATGCTGACCGCGCCCAAGATGTAAATGATATGTTTGCAGATGATTCGGTTCAGGCAATTCTGGCTATGCGGGGAGGTTGGGGTTGCAATCGGATTTTACCCCTGCTCAATTACCCTTTAATTCGTTCCCATGCCAAAATCCTCATGGGTTATAGCGATATCACTTCTTTATTATTAGCGATTAATGCCCGTAGTCGTATTTTCACTTTTCACGGGCCTGTGGCTACATCCACCTGGACACCCTTTATGCTGGAGTACCTGAAGCGTATTTTGTTTAATGCAGAAGCAGTAACATTACAAAATACTGATTCTCCTGAGGGAAAAGTACAAACAATCACACCAGGAAAAACTCAAGGTCAACTTGTAGGAGGTAATTTGTCAGTTTTATCGGCGATGGTTGGTTCTCCCTATCTACCTAGTTGGCAAAATAGAATTTTATTCTTGGAAGATATCAACGAGGATGTTTATCGCGTAGATAGGATGTTGACACAGTTAAAAAATGCTGGGATATTATATCGAATTTCTGGTTTTATCTTTGGGCAATGTACTGACTGTAATCAAACTAATGAAAAATCTCAGACATTAATAGAAGTATTACAAGACCACATTACTCCTTTAAAAATACCTGCTTGGTATGGTGCAATGATTGGTCATATTCAAGATAAATTCATCTTACCAATTGGCGCAAATGTGGAAATCGACGCTGATGCTGGAACAATAAAATTATTAGAGGCGGCAGTCAATTGA